One segment of Falco rusticolus isolate bFalRus1 chromosome 3, bFalRus1.pri, whole genome shotgun sequence DNA contains the following:
- the ADNP2 gene encoding activity-dependent neuroprotector homeobox protein 2 isoform X1 gives MFQIPVQNLDSIRKARKKVKGILVDLGLDSCRELLKNLKSFDPGEKHFCNTSWSDVSPWESVGKRKRYRTKPYCCSLCKFSSKLLTSFKNHLHRYHEDEMDQELVVPCPKCAFASHPKIVGKHIRMFHSSNKRIQNYTVSILDGMKQFRSDIINFTCLKCHFTDTLYYNMKKHVLLYHFQDLVSTYFGQKSDESNENSVEHYCKKCNASANSQDSLMYHVLTAETHRDLENKLRSVISEHIKKPGLVKQMQIAPKPVQGVTAAAPSAGPATAPAGSVTAPSCVQLAFPQNNQTQSVVQPKAVQNTVGSLTVPSASGSVLHTTSAPIVSPSHVTLVSSNIPVGQNNVNIQPSPSQSIIVSHRLPLNQPVSAGAVPLNHSVGTVNRAVAPAVLPLNQPVRPGLFPVNQPIGTINGPVAAGTLPVIQPVSPVNQPVAPGVLSVNQSLGNGNRPIGPRVLPVVQTVGSGVLQLNPPVVSGVVPVRQPVRPGFLQLNQPVASAVIPVNQPVQPAVSQNTAFLTAGSILRQLIPTGKQVNGIPTYTLAPVSVTLPVPPGGGVATVTPPQVPIQLMQSGTVTQLSQSPASAPSPPVVLMSQNISLQASPPDPETSQAVRQAKQWKTCPVCNELFPSNVYQVHVEVAHQHGEVKTEETLEPDKLAACAPFLRWMTEKTVRCFSCKCFLCEEELMKHLLMHGLACLFCTVTFHDLKSLMEHNKTTHNGKKQLHADYSNRGFQLGNDAQGDLVFPHFDFSTVLPEEDIGEREVHLAVLAGLNSRTLVPVYIKVKPQTAEVNNRCNKKVLTCPFCFGTFVSKEIYEMHLKERHHIMPTVHTILKSPAFKCIHCCGVYTGNMTLTAIAVHLLRCRSAPKDSNSSMKMQLERSEKKELLFVNGEKHDSVVLKRKQSDSCFVAEDQRNKEQQPLSLSTGVVLAPEKEVNSGVVPFKRQKIHTRTEMRKLPSSDDLRFLAVDPKQYDHNSYEAQKQFLTDYFHKRPYPSKKEVELLTLLLYAWKIDVASFFGKRRNICLKAINNHKPSVLLGFSMSELKNIKHSLNIKDKPLDV, from the exons atgtttcaaattccTGTTCAAAATCTTGATAGTATCAGGAAGGCTCGAAAAAAGGTGAAGGGCATTCTTGTGGATCTTGGGCTTGACAGCTGCAGGGAATTGTTGAAG aatctTAAAAGTTTTGACCCAGGTGAAAAACACTTCTGCAACACTTCATGGAGTGATGTCTCTCCTTGGGAGTCCGTGGGAAAGAGGAAG agaTACAGAACAAAGCCGTACTGCTGTAGCTTATGCAAGTTCTCCTCAAAATTGCTTACTTCATTCAAGAATCACTTGCACCGTTACCATGAGGATGAAATGGACCAAGAGCTGGTGGTTCCTTGCCCAAAATGTGCATTTGCTTCTCATCCCAAAATAGTGGGAAAACATATCCGAATGTTTCATTCATCTAATAAAAGAATACAGAACTATACAGTCAGCATTTTGGATGGCATGAAACAATTCAGAAGTGACATCATAAACTTCACATGTCTAAAATGTCACTTCACAGACACATTGTATTACAATATGAAGAAACATGTGCTGCTGTACCATTTTCAGGACTTAGTAAGTACGTATTTTGGCCAGAAGTCTGATGAAAGTAATGAGAATTCTGTTGAGCACTACTGTAAAAAATGTAATGCTTCTGCAAACAGCCAAGATTCTTTAATGTATCATGTCCTGACAGCTGAAACGCACCGAGACCTGGAGAACAAACTTCGGTCTGTGATTTCAGAACATATTAAGAAACCAGGACTTgtgaaacaaatgcaaattGCTCCAAAGCCTGTTCAAGGtgtgacagcagctgctccatctGCAGGGCCTGCCACTGCCCCAGCAGGTTCTGTCACAGCTCCGTCTTGCGTCCAGCTTGCATTTCCACAGAATAATCAAACCCAGAGTGTGGTGCAGCCAAAAGCAGTTCAGAACACAGTCGGATCACTGACTGTTCCAAGTGCCTCTGGTAGCGTTCTACATACAACTTCTGCTCCAATTGTTAGCCCATCACATGTTACTCTTGTATCCAGTAATATTCCTGTAGGTCAGAATAATGTTAATATTCAGCCGTCACCTTCCCAGTCTATCATTGTTTCCCATAGGCTCCCCCTTAATCAGCCTGTGAGTGCTGGAGCTGTTCCTCTTAATCATTCCGTTGGGACTGTAAATAGAGCTGTGGCCCCTGCAGTTCTTCCTCTTAATCAGCCTGTCAGGCCTGGGCTCTTTCCTGTTAATCAACCCATTGGTACTATAAATGGTCCGGTTGCAGCTGGAACGCTGCCTGTTATTCAGCCTGTCAGCCCTGTGAATCAACCGGTTGCACCAGGAGTTCTTTCTGTCAACCAGTCTCTTGGGAATGGGAACAGACCCATTGGTCCCAGGGTCCTTCCTGTGGTGCAGACAGTTGGGTCTGGTGTTCTCCAGCTTAACCCGCCTGTTGTATCTGGGGTTGTTCCTGTCAGGCAGCCTGTCAGACCTGGGTTTCTTCAGCTTAATCAACCTGTTGCATCAGCAGTTATCCCAGTAAATCAGCCAGTTCAACCTGCAGTTtctcaaaacacagcttttttgaCTGCAGGTTCTATACTTCGGCAGTTGATTCCAACCGGTAAGCAGGTTAATGGGATACCTACGTACACGCTTGCCCCCGTTTCCGTTACTTTGCCTGTACCTCCTGGTGGTGGAGTAGCCACTGTTACACCACCGCAAGTGCCCATCCAGCTAATGCAGTCTGGGACGGTAACTCAGTTGTCCCAGTCACCAGCTAGTGCACCTTCTCCTCCAGTGGTTTTAATGTCTCAGAATATATCGTTACAAGCCTCCCCGCCTGATCCTGAAACAAGTCAGGCTGTCAGACAGGCTAAGCAGTGGAAGACTTGCCCAGTTTGCAACGAGCTTTTCCCATCAAACGTCTACCAGGTGCATGTGGAGGTTGCCCACCAACATGGTGAAGTAAAAACGGAGGAAACCCTGGAACCCGACAAACTTGCAGCTTGTGCACCCTTTCTAAGGTGGATGACAGAAAAGACGGTCCGGTGTTTCTcttgtaaatgttttctctgtgagGAAGAGCTCATGAAACATCTGTTGATGCATGGCTTAGCTTGCTTGTTTTGCACAGTTACTTTCCATGACTTAAAAAGCCTCATGGAACACAATAAAACCACACACAATGGGAAAAAGCAGTTACATGCAGATTATAGCAACAGAGGATTTCAGTTAGGTAATGATGCTCAGGGTGACCTTGTGTTTCCACACTTTGATTTCAGTACAGTGTTACCAGAGGAAGACATCGGTGAAAGAGAAGTACATTTGGCAGTGCTTGCTGGACTAAATTCAAGGACACTTGTCCCTGTTTACATCAAAGTGAAGCCTCAGACGGCAGAAGTGAATAATAGATGCAACAAAAAAGTGTTAACCTGTCCCTTTTGCTTTGGTACGTTTGTTAGTAAAGAAATCtatgaaatgcatttgaaagAGCGGCATCATATAATGCCAACTGTacatacaattttaaaatctcCTGCTTTCAAGTGCATCCACTGTTGTGGTGTGTACACTGGAAATATGACTCTAACAGCTATTGCTGTACATTTGCTCCGTTGTAGAAGTGCTCCCAAAGACAGCAACTCAAGCATGAAGATGCAGCTTGAGCGTAGTGAGAAGAAAGAGCTACTGTTCGTGAACGGCGAAAAGCATGATTCAGTggtactgaaaagaaagcaatcgGATTCCTGCTTCGTTGCAGAAGACCAAAGGAATAAGGAACAGCAGCCTCTGAGCTTAAGTACTGGCGTAGTTCTAGctccagaaaaagaagtgaattCAGGGGTAGTGCCTTTCAAACGACAGAAGATTCATACTAGGACTGAGATGAGGAAGCTTCCTTCTAGTGACGATCTTCGCTTTCTAGCAGTAGATCCTAAACAGTATGATCACAATTCATACGAGGCTCAAAAACAGTTTTTGACAGACTACTTTCATAAGAGGCCATATCCTTCTAAAAAAGAGGTGGAATTACTTACTTTGCTGCTATATGCGTGGAAAATTGATGTTGCatctttctttggaaaaagaaggaatatatGTTTAAAGGCGATAAATAATCACAAACCgtctgtgctgctgggtttCAGTATGTCTGaactaaaaaatattaagcacAGTTTGAATATAAAAGATAAACCATTAGATGTGTAA
- the ADNP2 gene encoding activity-dependent neuroprotector homeobox protein 2 isoform X2 produces the protein MDQELVVPCPKCAFASHPKIVGKHIRMFHSSNKRIQNYTVSILDGMKQFRSDIINFTCLKCHFTDTLYYNMKKHVLLYHFQDLVSTYFGQKSDESNENSVEHYCKKCNASANSQDSLMYHVLTAETHRDLENKLRSVISEHIKKPGLVKQMQIAPKPVQGVTAAAPSAGPATAPAGSVTAPSCVQLAFPQNNQTQSVVQPKAVQNTVGSLTVPSASGSVLHTTSAPIVSPSHVTLVSSNIPVGQNNVNIQPSPSQSIIVSHRLPLNQPVSAGAVPLNHSVGTVNRAVAPAVLPLNQPVRPGLFPVNQPIGTINGPVAAGTLPVIQPVSPVNQPVAPGVLSVNQSLGNGNRPIGPRVLPVVQTVGSGVLQLNPPVVSGVVPVRQPVRPGFLQLNQPVASAVIPVNQPVQPAVSQNTAFLTAGSILRQLIPTGKQVNGIPTYTLAPVSVTLPVPPGGGVATVTPPQVPIQLMQSGTVTQLSQSPASAPSPPVVLMSQNISLQASPPDPETSQAVRQAKQWKTCPVCNELFPSNVYQVHVEVAHQHGEVKTEETLEPDKLAACAPFLRWMTEKTVRCFSCKCFLCEEELMKHLLMHGLACLFCTVTFHDLKSLMEHNKTTHNGKKQLHADYSNRGFQLGNDAQGDLVFPHFDFSTVLPEEDIGEREVHLAVLAGLNSRTLVPVYIKVKPQTAEVNNRCNKKVLTCPFCFGTFVSKEIYEMHLKERHHIMPTVHTILKSPAFKCIHCCGVYTGNMTLTAIAVHLLRCRSAPKDSNSSMKMQLERSEKKELLFVNGEKHDSVVLKRKQSDSCFVAEDQRNKEQQPLSLSTGVVLAPEKEVNSGVVPFKRQKIHTRTEMRKLPSSDDLRFLAVDPKQYDHNSYEAQKQFLTDYFHKRPYPSKKEVELLTLLLYAWKIDVASFFGKRRNICLKAINNHKPSVLLGFSMSELKNIKHSLNIKDKPLDV, from the coding sequence ATGGACCAAGAGCTGGTGGTTCCTTGCCCAAAATGTGCATTTGCTTCTCATCCCAAAATAGTGGGAAAACATATCCGAATGTTTCATTCATCTAATAAAAGAATACAGAACTATACAGTCAGCATTTTGGATGGCATGAAACAATTCAGAAGTGACATCATAAACTTCACATGTCTAAAATGTCACTTCACAGACACATTGTATTACAATATGAAGAAACATGTGCTGCTGTACCATTTTCAGGACTTAGTAAGTACGTATTTTGGCCAGAAGTCTGATGAAAGTAATGAGAATTCTGTTGAGCACTACTGTAAAAAATGTAATGCTTCTGCAAACAGCCAAGATTCTTTAATGTATCATGTCCTGACAGCTGAAACGCACCGAGACCTGGAGAACAAACTTCGGTCTGTGATTTCAGAACATATTAAGAAACCAGGACTTgtgaaacaaatgcaaattGCTCCAAAGCCTGTTCAAGGtgtgacagcagctgctccatctGCAGGGCCTGCCACTGCCCCAGCAGGTTCTGTCACAGCTCCGTCTTGCGTCCAGCTTGCATTTCCACAGAATAATCAAACCCAGAGTGTGGTGCAGCCAAAAGCAGTTCAGAACACAGTCGGATCACTGACTGTTCCAAGTGCCTCTGGTAGCGTTCTACATACAACTTCTGCTCCAATTGTTAGCCCATCACATGTTACTCTTGTATCCAGTAATATTCCTGTAGGTCAGAATAATGTTAATATTCAGCCGTCACCTTCCCAGTCTATCATTGTTTCCCATAGGCTCCCCCTTAATCAGCCTGTGAGTGCTGGAGCTGTTCCTCTTAATCATTCCGTTGGGACTGTAAATAGAGCTGTGGCCCCTGCAGTTCTTCCTCTTAATCAGCCTGTCAGGCCTGGGCTCTTTCCTGTTAATCAACCCATTGGTACTATAAATGGTCCGGTTGCAGCTGGAACGCTGCCTGTTATTCAGCCTGTCAGCCCTGTGAATCAACCGGTTGCACCAGGAGTTCTTTCTGTCAACCAGTCTCTTGGGAATGGGAACAGACCCATTGGTCCCAGGGTCCTTCCTGTGGTGCAGACAGTTGGGTCTGGTGTTCTCCAGCTTAACCCGCCTGTTGTATCTGGGGTTGTTCCTGTCAGGCAGCCTGTCAGACCTGGGTTTCTTCAGCTTAATCAACCTGTTGCATCAGCAGTTATCCCAGTAAATCAGCCAGTTCAACCTGCAGTTtctcaaaacacagcttttttgaCTGCAGGTTCTATACTTCGGCAGTTGATTCCAACCGGTAAGCAGGTTAATGGGATACCTACGTACACGCTTGCCCCCGTTTCCGTTACTTTGCCTGTACCTCCTGGTGGTGGAGTAGCCACTGTTACACCACCGCAAGTGCCCATCCAGCTAATGCAGTCTGGGACGGTAACTCAGTTGTCCCAGTCACCAGCTAGTGCACCTTCTCCTCCAGTGGTTTTAATGTCTCAGAATATATCGTTACAAGCCTCCCCGCCTGATCCTGAAACAAGTCAGGCTGTCAGACAGGCTAAGCAGTGGAAGACTTGCCCAGTTTGCAACGAGCTTTTCCCATCAAACGTCTACCAGGTGCATGTGGAGGTTGCCCACCAACATGGTGAAGTAAAAACGGAGGAAACCCTGGAACCCGACAAACTTGCAGCTTGTGCACCCTTTCTAAGGTGGATGACAGAAAAGACGGTCCGGTGTTTCTcttgtaaatgttttctctgtgagGAAGAGCTCATGAAACATCTGTTGATGCATGGCTTAGCTTGCTTGTTTTGCACAGTTACTTTCCATGACTTAAAAAGCCTCATGGAACACAATAAAACCACACACAATGGGAAAAAGCAGTTACATGCAGATTATAGCAACAGAGGATTTCAGTTAGGTAATGATGCTCAGGGTGACCTTGTGTTTCCACACTTTGATTTCAGTACAGTGTTACCAGAGGAAGACATCGGTGAAAGAGAAGTACATTTGGCAGTGCTTGCTGGACTAAATTCAAGGACACTTGTCCCTGTTTACATCAAAGTGAAGCCTCAGACGGCAGAAGTGAATAATAGATGCAACAAAAAAGTGTTAACCTGTCCCTTTTGCTTTGGTACGTTTGTTAGTAAAGAAATCtatgaaatgcatttgaaagAGCGGCATCATATAATGCCAACTGTacatacaattttaaaatctcCTGCTTTCAAGTGCATCCACTGTTGTGGTGTGTACACTGGAAATATGACTCTAACAGCTATTGCTGTACATTTGCTCCGTTGTAGAAGTGCTCCCAAAGACAGCAACTCAAGCATGAAGATGCAGCTTGAGCGTAGTGAGAAGAAAGAGCTACTGTTCGTGAACGGCGAAAAGCATGATTCAGTggtactgaaaagaaagcaatcgGATTCCTGCTTCGTTGCAGAAGACCAAAGGAATAAGGAACAGCAGCCTCTGAGCTTAAGTACTGGCGTAGTTCTAGctccagaaaaagaagtgaattCAGGGGTAGTGCCTTTCAAACGACAGAAGATTCATACTAGGACTGAGATGAGGAAGCTTCCTTCTAGTGACGATCTTCGCTTTCTAGCAGTAGATCCTAAACAGTATGATCACAATTCATACGAGGCTCAAAAACAGTTTTTGACAGACTACTTTCATAAGAGGCCATATCCTTCTAAAAAAGAGGTGGAATTACTTACTTTGCTGCTATATGCGTGGAAAATTGATGTTGCatctttctttggaaaaagaaggaatatatGTTTAAAGGCGATAAATAATCACAAACCgtctgtgctgctgggtttCAGTATGTCTGaactaaaaaatattaagcacAGTTTGAATATAAAAGATAAACCATTAGATGTGTAA